One Azospirillum sp. B510 genomic window carries:
- a CDS encoding cysteine hydrolase family protein, translating into METLPANTALLIIDVQKAIDDPRWHRVGPRNNPQAEANISTLLTAWRAASRPIVHIRHESPNPASSYSAIGPGHAFKAEAMPLPGETVIAKQVHSAFIGTGLDEWLRGRGIATLVVAGVITNNSVEATVRMAGNLGYDVRLVADACFTFARLDRSGRLRTADEVHDLSLANMDGEYATVVDMAEVLGEASR; encoded by the coding sequence ATGGAAACCCTCCCCGCCAACACGGCATTGCTGATCATCGATGTGCAAAAGGCCATCGACGATCCGCGCTGGCACCGCGTTGGCCCGCGCAACAACCCGCAGGCCGAAGCGAACATCTCCACATTGCTCACCGCTTGGCGGGCGGCCTCCCGGCCGATCGTCCACATTCGCCACGAATCGCCCAATCCCGCCTCCTCGTACAGCGCCATCGGCCCGGGGCATGCCTTCAAAGCGGAAGCCATGCCGCTGCCCGGAGAGACGGTGATCGCCAAGCAGGTGCACAGCGCCTTCATCGGCACCGGGCTTGACGAGTGGCTGCGCGGCCGCGGCATCGCCACACTGGTGGTGGCCGGCGTCATCACCAACAACAGCGTCGAGGCGACCGTGCGGATGGCCGGCAACCTCGGCTATGACGTGCGACTGGTGGCCGACGCCTGCTTCACCTTCGCCCGGCTCGACCGCTCGGGAAGGCTGCGGACGGCCGACGAGGTCCACGACCTGTCGCTCGCCAACATGGACGGCGAATATGCGACGGTCGTGGACATGGCGGAGGTGTTGGGAGAGGCGTCGCGCTGA
- the crcB gene encoding fluoride efflux transporter CrcB — translation MLASPLSLLAVAVGGAAGSVARYVMLLAITQWVGTRFPVGTVIVNVIGCTVMGVLSELAALAWSPSPELRAFLLVGILGGFTTFSSFTLDIGLLVARDEIAAAAGYFLASTLFSVVGFFAGLWAVRSLVSVSL, via the coding sequence GTGCTCGCATCCCCCTTGTCCCTGTTGGCCGTGGCCGTCGGCGGCGCCGCCGGTTCGGTCGCGCGCTATGTGATGTTGCTGGCGATCACGCAATGGGTCGGCACCCGCTTTCCGGTAGGGACGGTCATCGTCAATGTGATCGGCTGCACGGTGATGGGGGTGTTGTCCGAACTGGCGGCGCTGGCCTGGTCGCCGTCGCCGGAGCTGCGCGCCTTTCTGCTGGTCGGCATTCTCGGCGGCTTCACCACCTTCTCCTCCTTCACGCTGGACATCGGCCTTCTCGTCGCCCGTGACGAGATCGCGGCGGCGGCGGGCTATTTCCTCGCCTCGACGCTGTTCAGCGTGGTGGGCTTCTTTGCCGGCCTGTGGGCCGTGCG